CTGAGCTACTGTTGGCTTGTTTGAACTCTTCAAATGTTGACTTCAGCTTTCTCCCAGCCTCTTAGACTTCTCCCCTATTCCAGCCAGTGTTATTAAGGGAAAGTTGCTTGGACAGGCATGGAGAATGAAGTCCTGCATCTGACTGGTTATCCAAGGCTATTTTTTGTAGTTAGTGGAGAGAAACACAACTTTGGGATGTATCTcataatattgatttttttaaacatccacCTCAAGATAAGAAGATGGATCATGACCAAGGTTTCCCTACTGTGGAGTTTGCTTCAACTAACAGTGCAGAGCGCCCTACAGTCACATCCTTAAAAATCTGGAATGCAGGTTATCCAGATCTTCTCGTAAGGCAGAAGCACTCCTCAAGGTCTCTCTCTTATTCCTGGAATGTACTCATGAAAATGGATTgtacaggttttgttttctagtttcttcagttttctgtaacTTTCACAGAGCTTCTTCACCACACCCTGAGAAGTCCAGAGGCTCTAGTAGTTTCTCATTCTGCTTACGTTTCAGCATAACACCTTACTTTTGACTGATGTCATCTTTCATTCTTCATTACTGCTGTCAAAACTAACTGATGTTGTAGCTTTTAAGGCCATTTCCATCAATTTTCCCTGCCTGACTTTCCTCATTGATGCAGCTAATAGATATTTTCAGTTGCCAAATACACATTGAAGTAAGATGAAGTTGATTCCATCTCTGTAATCAAGTAATGAAATACAGCCTGCTGAAATGTGGTTATGGTGTCACTTTGCTTATAGGTAAGACCACTCTATCAGCAAGATGTTACCACAGCCCGTTAATGCTCTGCAATTATCCAacattgcctttattttatAATGTGTGCTTGATAGTGTTTGTTTCCCATCCTgattaatctttattttgtttgttttttgtcttgtcttAGGTCATACGATTAAAACGAGACAATGGATTGGGGATCTCTGCACACCATTTTGGGAGGTGTAAACAAACACTCCACCAGCATTGGAAAGATATGGCTCACGGTCCTATTCATCTTCCGCATCATGATCCTGGTTGTGGCTGCAGAGAGAGTCTGGGGAGATGAACAAGATGACTTTGTCTGCAACACTCTGCAACCTGGttgcaaaaatgtttgctatgatcactttttccccatctctcaCATCAGACTCTGGGCCCTGCAGCTGATCTTTGTCTCCACACCTGCGCTGCTGGTGGCCATGCACGTAGCTTACAGGAGGCACGAGAAGAAACGGCAGTTCAGAAAGGGAGACAAGAAATGCGAGTACAAGGACATTGAAGAAATCAGAAGCCAGAGGTTTCGTATTGAGGGTTCCTTGTGGTGGACATACACCAGCAGCATCTTCTTCAGACTGATCTTCGAAGCAGTCTTCatgtatgcattttatttcatgtatgaTGGGTTCCGAATGCCTCGCTTAATGAAATGTAATGCTTGGCCCTGCCCCAACACGGTAGACTGCTTTGTTTCTCGACCTACTGAAAAGACAGTGTTTACTATTTTCATGATTGCAGTGTCCAGcatttgcattcttttaaaTGTGGCCGAATTATGTTACTTACTGACAaaattttttctcagaagatcTAAAAAAGCTGGAAATGCAAAACATCACCCCAACCACGAGAATaaagaagaaaccaaacaaaatgaGATGAACGAGCTAATATCTGATAGCTGTCAGAACACAGTTATAGGATTTTCAAGTAGCTAAGGTAGTGCCAGTGCTGGTACTTACTCTTTTTGGAGTAAATATTATTTGTCTAAAGGCTGCAAATGAAATTTATGCTAAACAACTTATATTGGGTGTGATTTTTGCTATGTAGTAGCATGTGTCAATTATGCACttgtttggaaaggaaagaaaagccaggGCAGCCTAAACATGTGAAATTTATATGAGGGTTAAATAGGGAAGTGTATCTTCCTATGAACATCCTTACATGCTGATACAGTTTCTGTAAACTATCTGCAACAGCAATAAGAACAAAATTCTTCCCAAGGTAGACATTCTAATGTTACAAGATGTTTTGTAATAGCGATAGTTTTTACTCGTGAActgacaattaaaatatttttgtaaagtcTAAGATTCCATGTTACTTAAGGTGTTACAGTAAGTAATTGACTCTGTTTTGACTAGCAGGCTTATGCAAGTAAACCCTGAAATACCATACTCACAGAGAGGAGATGGTAGTAGGCCACATCTTTACAGCTTTGCAAGCACTGCTGGGGTCTGGACAGGTAACTTGAGGCACCTGCATAGCCCCTGCTATAGGGGAAGCTGTGTGAAAACCCACCACAGGTAGTGGATAATTAGGGTAGCTAGGTTCTGAGTGCAAAGTCATGCATAAAGCCAGCATGACAACACTAGAGGCAGTCTGAGTAGACCCACTTTGAACATCTAGCAGACAAGATATAAGTATTCTTATTAATCTTTTCATTGTGTCCTGCCAGTTTTATAGGAACATAcataattttatgtaaatattccACTTACACATGTTTGTCTGTAATGTATTAGCTGTATTTAATTCTTTATACTATATCACATCATGGAaccttttgtgttttaattttttcgTGGTAGACTGGTGCTGTTGTGAAACTAGGGCCTCTTTGGTTTTAAAGACATGGAAAAGTATCTTAAACACTGGAAATGGAGAAAGTCTGAATAAAAGGCAAACACTTTAAACTTTGGCAATGAAGTGAGAGTCTATATGTGACTGCTAGTGCTATATGTGACTGCTAGTGAAATCTTGAGCAGTTTATGAAAGGTTCTGTTTCTGAGCAAGGACTTTACATCCA
This genomic window from Cygnus olor isolate bCygOlo1 chromosome 1, bCygOlo1.pri.v2, whole genome shotgun sequence contains:
- the LOC121063531 gene encoding gap junction beta-6 protein encodes the protein MDWGSLHTILGGVNKHSTSIGKIWLTVLFIFRIMILVVAAERVWGDEQDDFVCNTLQPGCKNVCYDHFFPISHIRLWALQLIFVSTPALLVAMHVAYRRHEKKRQFRKGDKKCEYKDIEEIRSQRFRIEGSLWWTYTSSIFFRLIFEAVFMYAFYFMYDGFRMPRLMKCNAWPCPNTVDCFVSRPTEKTVFTIFMIAVSSICILLNVAELCYLLTKFFLRRSKKAGNAKHHPNHENKEETKQNEMNELISDSCQNTVIGFSSS